From the Salmo salar unplaced genomic scaffold, Ssal_v3.1, whole genome shotgun sequence genome, one window contains:
- the LOC123735050 gene encoding B-cell receptor CD22-like, which yields MDPTSVSERENVTLICRTKCTLDPITAYSWYKNGQPIPNSNTSSPVYSLFSVSSEDTGRYSCAVEGHEDLPSAEETLTVTYGPRNTSVSVSPSGEIMEGSSVTLTCSSESNPPVDKYTWYKKNVTSSKASGQSYSITNIISEDRGEYYCEAENTIASNNSTALMIIIAEKQTSVLTAAVGIIVVVLGVILASCLSGFMWFRKKASKSTFDTRHTADDGQGDSSAVYVNISGMAMTPAAAQTVATFDQEQDEDVQPTVEQAAEEDPSVLYSTVNKPRTKKT from the exons ATGGATCCTACATCTGtgtcagagagggagaatgtCACACTGATATGTAGAACCAAATGTACACTGGACCCCATCACAGCCTACAGTTGGTATAAGAATGGACAGCCTATACCAAACAGCAacacctcctctcctgtctatagCCTATTCTCAGTCAGCAGTGAGGATACAGGCCGATACTCCTGTGCTGTAGAAGGCCATGAGGATCTCCCCTCTGCTGAAGAGACTCTCactgtcacat ATGGTCCAAGGAAcacctcagtgtcagtcagtccctctggtgaaataatggagggcagttcagtgactctgacctgcagcagtgaatccaacccacctgtggacaaatacacctggtacaaGAAGAATGTTACCTCATCAAAAGCATCAGGACAGAGTTACAGCATCACTAACATCATctctgaggacagaggagaataCTACTGTGAGGCTGAGAATACAATAGCATCTAATAACTCTACAGCTCTGATGATCATTATAGCAG AGAAACAAACCTCAGTTCTAACTGCTGCTGTAGGAATCATAGTGGTTGTTCTGGGTGTCATACTGGCTTCATGTCTCTCTGGCTTCATGTGGTTCAG GAAGAAGGCCTCCAAATCCACCTTTGACACAAGACACACAGCAGACGACGGACAG ggAGACTCTAGTGCAGTGTATGTCAACATCTCAGGCATGGCCATGACCCCTGCTGCAGCACAGACAGTGGCCACCTTTGACCAGGAACAGGACGAGGATGTCCA GCCCACGGTGGAACAAGCAGCTGAGGAGGACCCCTCTGTTCTCTACAGTACagtcaacaaacccagaaccaagaagacctga